The region ttATTTCCATAAatagattaaatataataataatattttttttaaaacgttCAAGTCTCTAAGCTGAAAGTACAATCaatcattaataaaataatattaaattttaaactaACCCTTTTATATAAAATCATACAAAAAATAATACAATAAGTACAAATTCCCAATGCAAATTATTTTCAATTTGACCCGGCTTCTCGGCATTATCTGTTCATTTAAGCCTGAAGACTTATTCAACTTGGAAAGTAACCAAAAAATAGctttgaaagaatcaaattctcCATCAATCTCTCTAAATCCTCCCACTCTACAAACCGGCCACTGCTGTTTCTTTTCCCTTTCTTCGTGACTCATCCCAACCTCTTCACTTTGTGTGTGCTGGAAACCTAGAATTGTTTGAATATCAAGAAGAATGGTGCTAAGAAGAGCGAAATAAGCTTCAAAAGGGTGATATCAGCCATAGAACCTTAATGTACTGACTTCAAAATCAAGTTCAGATGCATGTATTTGCTATTGTTCAAGATTTTTAGATAATTTTCTTTCAAACTTCGCACCACCACCATCACGCCCTAAACTCACTCTTTGTCTAGATTTCAATCCCTAAAACTCACCTCGATCTTGATATTTTGCAGCTAGGAGACAGCCTAGGATTTCTCTCTACACCCAACCATCTGTTATTGGCCGCCACTAAGCTCCCTAGAATCGATTTTCTCTATGGCGTCCGCCTTTTCAATATCCCGACCTAGAACATGCCAAATAAAGCTAAAATGGTTTTTCTTTTGCTATTAGGTGCGCATGTTGAGGTCTCGTTGGTTATCCATCTACGATCTCTTACAGGTGGTAGTTATCGTGGGGAACTCATTGACTGGGCAAACCAAATGGATTTGACCTATATTCTCTTTGATTTCAGGTAAAGTTTTTTTTACCTAGCTTCTCTTTTATTTCAAACCCAAAATGGAATTTTTGTGCAAGATCACATCTAATACTGTGATCGATTCTCTATCTTAATCGCAACATGGGGATCAATTTACTTGTACAATCCGTTTAATTTCCTATAGATACAATTGACGACCATTTATTCCGAGGTTTATGAAGATTCGACAATGGCTTAATATAGATCATCGCCCTGGGACCCAAAACTTCCAAGAGGCCAAGGTACTCCTTCGCAATCTGTGCATGATCTAATAGCGCTCTTTAATTTATCTCAGTTGTTATTTGATTATCAAATTGCAATTTCTGTTCATTCTTTTCTTTACCTAACCTCTTTCTTGCAAGATTTTCTGATTTCTCTATCTTTGTTTATATATCTTTGTTATTACTAAACTTACAGGTACAAGATCTTAAGTTCTTCAGCTACCAACTCACAGTTCAGGAGCAATTCCTTAAAAAAAATAGTGAAAATGTAATTGCTTCCTTGTTACCGGTGGTTAATCAAGTTTTTTTAATTaagttttgtttgattttgtgTAGTTGGATAGGTTCATACCAAATTGATCAACGATGGATTTTGTTTATGCTCGTTACATGATAACCGAAGTAAAAAATGTAATGGCTAGCTCACCTTCTAGGGAAGCATACAGGAAACATTTGGCGAAGAGCTTTAACATGAACAGAACAAGAATTCTAGCTTTCGAGAACAAGTCTCCAACTCTAATCAATGGAATTGTTGCTGATTGTTGTACTTCCAGAACTTGAAAAAGCCTGTAGATACATTCACCATGTCAGTTTTCCTTCCTCTAAAAGAACCATTTAGAAATCTGATCTCTGGTTCAGGAACTGAATCTTATGTTTTTTTGGATGCTCCTCATCTTGTCGATGATTACCACTTGAATTTGTTGGATTGGGGAAGTGGCAATACCTCTAGGGAGCATAATGTATCTATGGGATGATATTGATGGTAATACCTCAAAACTCATTACTATAGAAAATAAGGTTGGACCTGTCACAAGTGTCAAATGGGTATTTGTAGGCTTAAACAATTTTGATGTCGAGTTCTGGGATTCTACATCAAACAGACTGGTAAATAAATAATATGCTCTTAGGTTTATGATTTAGATTGAATGTTTTCTAAATCTGTGTTTAATATGTTCTTCCGATATTTTTATTAAGAGGGCATTGTACTTTAATGATTTGGGGTGTAAATGTATGTACTCTACCTTATCATGGCATGATTGTTCACAAGTCATTTACAGGTTGATGATGAAGTAAATCTGGAGGAAAGGAACATGAAAATCCATGGCAAGAAATGGTTGATGTGAGGCTTATTATGGATGATCCATAAGCACAAACAAAAGCAATCTATCTAGCAAGCAGGGGAATTGGAAATTCCATCCTTTCAATCCTACAGTGACTAATGCTACATTAATAGACCCAATTCCAACCCCCTTGGGTTAGTTATGTATTTTCTTTGTCTAATCTCTCAAAGATTATGTTTATGTTGATAATGAATTTTCTTGTCTAATCTCTTAAAGATTTTTTTTCAGCTTTCTTTCCAACGAATGAAGCCTTTTTATGTTCTAGATGGTAAGTTATCTGGATTAATTTTGTTGTTCACTTTACTTATCTTCACAACAAAGGTGGTATGGTTGTGGTCATTCAGATGATAGAATAAATAATGCAATTTTGGGTGCTAGCAGGCGACAAAGAAAATATGATTACTAGATGTTAATCAAAAATTTACTCTTGTGTTTCCTCATTTTGTATACCCTAAAACACATCTGCTTAGAATCTCATTGTTACTCCTCCTATTCATAAAAGCAAGtcttataatttatttttgtatCTAGATATCCTTTCTCTTAATGTTTGGTTTTTCTTGTTTTATTGTTACTATATTCTGTTTTAGTCCatctttaaaaatgttaaaatcaAATAAATTCCTCCTTAAAATGTTATTAACATCATTTATAAAATTTAATGATAAGAAAAGAACATTTAAATCTTGCATCTCTTTCCCATAATGACAATAATATGTATATTTATAACATAATCGGCATTTATTGACGTTTGAGATGTTCTCATTATCTTATAATGTCAAAAAATTTGTAAAAGTATATGTGTTTCGACTAATTATATATGATCTAGTGATTTAGGATAGTAAATTTTATTTGCAtggtaaattaattttaaaaaataataattgttattattgttttattGTGAATTCCAAAGTTCGATTGAAATATTGAAAGGCGAATGACTATAATTGTTTTTTTAGGGTATATATAACCCTATATTatggaaaacttttaaaaaaaaacttaataatAGACCTTAATGAAATTAGATGGTTCTTATATAATGATTtctattttgaattaaatttatcatgttttctcaATTTATTGGTCACACTTTCAAAAAGAGTTGCTAAGTAAACTTCTTATATCTGTATAAAAATAACTAAGTTTTTTATTGTTTGAATGAATTGAAGAGGAAGAGACGGTAATCGTCCTTGTCTTTTTCAGCTTGATGGAATTACTAATCTTTTAAAATTATTCAAAAAAGagctaattattaaaaaaaatattatcgaTCAACAAAAAACTATTATCATATATTtcctttttatctttttttttaatgTGGATATCATTTTATAAATACTATTGTTTGATgtggaaatcatttaataaatAACGTTAAAGATGGATTTTATTGTCTTAGTCATACATTTCAACCCCTTTGGCCAAGAGCCTCCTGAAAGATGtctttttttgtttatttgtctagattattattttgattttagatatttttatttatcatcaattgCATTTAGTTGTTTAAGTTCAAAGTGATACCGCTGTAATTTAGACTAAATCgtttatatgatataaattgAGTGTTATTTTACAAAGGATAAATATAGGTGATTAAGTGGCATTTTAAATTTGGTTTTGATTTATGTCAAACAACTTCATTTCATTCAATAATATTGCTTTTGAAAGGGCGTATAACAGCTGCCCATAGAAATGAAATTAGTTTAACTTTAGCATTGAAAACACCATAAGGGTTTGTCTTTGGTTTTTATATCATGATTGCTTTTTtatcattaatagtaataatttgaaattttgaaggtGTGTTATTGAAATGATATCATTGAAAACATGATAAAGTTGACTAAAACGTTtgtctaacaatatatataaaacacTTCACTTAAAATTTACAATCATTTTCTTGAAGTTAATTAGTTTAATAAACTTCTATATTAACTTATTTTCAAACTAACATCTCAAATTTACCTATCATATTACAtcgacaaaaattaaaaaatattatccACAAAAAATGATAGCGTCGATGCAATTAACGATTACATGAGTGATCGATTTCACGGAGAACAGAGAATTTACTATAGTGTCGATGAAGTCATAGATGATAAAAATGCCTTCTATCCATTAGAATTCTTAAACTCGATCAGTGTTAGTGGTTTACCTCCGCATTACCTTCGATTAAAAGTTGGATGCCCGATAATACTACTACGGAATATTGACCCAGCAAATGGGTTGTGTAATGGCACCCAATTGATTTGCAAAAGCTTTCAGCAAAATGTTATTGATACAGAAATAGCTGTTGGTCAACATGCtggtaaaattatatttttgccTAAGATTCCTTTATGTCCATCTGATGATGATATATTCTCATTCAACCTAAAGAGGAAACAGTTTCCTATTCGATTGTGCTTTGCAATGACAATCAATAAAGCTCATGGACAAATAACACCATTAATATTTTGTGCCGTTTTGACTGGTTTCTTTTTATTGGTTATTTGATCTATCATGTAACAAATAACATCATAGTTTGATTATACTGTCTTCAACATGTAATTTCTTTTGGAACATAATATTTTTGTAAATGAAACATATCACCGAAAGAACCTACAAGCCCCGCAGCTTTGCCTGGGTACAttgctagtgtgtatatatatatatatatatatatatatatatatatatatatatatatatatatatatatatatatatatatatatataattttaaaaataaccaaaaatgGCCAAAAACAAACAAACTATTAATCATACAACTCTAATATATTGAACCGTAATATCAAAATCATGAAAGTAAGtttcacagtaaactacaaatcTTTTTCTTCTTGAAACTTAATGGATTGTTTTTTACAAAACATAAGATACTTTTGTTAGTTTCTAAAAAACAAGACAAAACAACACAAAATCAATTACAAAGTTATTTATATGAACATCAAATTTTGTATCATAAGGGTTCAGATAAAAAAAGtcaattatgaaactaagatgctataacaaacaaataattaaaagtatattgttatttatGAAATTTAACCATTTCTTTTAGTGGCCTAAAATTTGTATCTAAGGTCTTTCAGATAACAATAACCATGATGCAATATGAATTTCCAATGTTATTATAAGACCATATCGACTCTAAACCAAATAATATATCAGACGATAGTAATCcaatatgtgatatatgtatcgTCATGTTCTCTCAagccaaaatcataacataatgCTATTTTACTCTTTAAATGTAACTAACACTTATTACAAATAATTAAAAGTATTTTGTTAGGGATTTCAATACTTTTGGGGGGATCAAGATTTTGTTTCCCAATATACTTTTGGCCGGAACTAATTTACATACCCAGTTGGCGGAGGAGATCATAGGTGCGATCAAAACCCACGGCCATGGGAAGGTGACGATGGCGGAAATGGAGCAGATGCCCTTGATGAAATATGTggtctgtgacaacccaagttgttccgttacatttccccgttaccgttaacggaatattccactttataaaagttccattaattagaggtcgtcaattaaatagacatttcatttgtttatatttaaaatgccgttaagtcatgataaaaagaaataaaaacacataacacacatttccatttatttggaaaatgttaagttttattattacgaccactaaatcgggtgcgagcaaaagccccgtctaacggcagtattgggtagaattccactgagctccaactcccacccatatataaaggggagtaaactccatttggagcttttccaccctctctctctatactctctctctagactcgttttcgacccgaatccgcaaccaaacgcttccaaatcgtaagtccacttaccctagcttactctaaacattatgattcgtgtttatagcttagaattggaccatttaagctgttgaaaaggagttcatggcctaagctcctccttaggccgtaaacacctaaaatgaggccaaaatgaccccaaaatgtccctaaaggcttggaaataaattaagggatttatctaggagtgtttgaccatttaaaacaatcaaaaggaagcacaaaagagagtttacagcccaggcatatgccaaggccgtaaacacctctaaactatgtcaaaatgcctccaaaacactcccaaaccacccttggacttaatacataaattaggggcttatcctTTTGGGTTTAGATTATTTAAACACAAGGAATGGAGggatgaaaaggagtttacggcccaaacatgtttcaaggccgtaaactacccaaaccaagccaaaatgttggtttttattccccaaatggccttagactatttctataaattGCTAGGGGGttttaggggcttgaaacttcacaaaactcaaagaatgagagttcacggccgtaaacttccttaggagttgtccctgggccgtaaactccattaaaatgCCCTTAAAGACCCTAAACTCATTCACACTATAtagttttggacctagaataattccatgagcaagctagaagccttaaacacactagaacccctcaccataagtttacggccgtaaactcatggtgagatgtccctgggccataaacacaactttaggagtttactctcggatagtaaactccattcctaggccatacacacctttagacgctacctgggacacccaaacacttaaccaaagtgttttccgctcctttgagtgcgtatatgtgtttaattagtattaaatatactaattgtatgtgaacatatgttatcatatgttaattaggtcattgagtgtgttcgagtccttgcgtgacaccgaacgcccaatcGGCAccctcgtcggacctacttacaccaggtgagttcatacccctgaatgaaccttttaaatgtttttacatgctttataggggggatacaagttaaacatgccagttatcatatcaatcacatgtgattgataacccgcatgcacaaggatttaccacactgtacactgttttaccgagtagggtactataaatggttttcaaaaaaggttttcacttgttcaagttcttacttatactgctttatcaaagtttcacttcaaactgatttatgaaaggtttccaaagaatacaaattgtgattttccccGAGTTTAAAGgcttttcatcaaagtttccttTCATGACATAtatttttacttgttagttaccgcTGCTTTGCTTTCATGTATTtcaaactcctactcgataacgctttcacttcgggATGCatttatacctgttattgtctctataCCACTTATACCTGTTAATgtctctacttcacttatacttgatatcgctcttacttcacttatacttgtagtcgcttatacctgatagacgttcttacttcacttattgtcgtctctacttcgtgatacgcttatacttgttcgacactcctacttcacttgcgaccgctcttacttcacttgttagacactcctacttcataagaatcacttctacttgatacacactcagtcgtagttagatgtacgtctgtgcttatataggtacatataagtaatgattgacagacttaggaaggctcgtctgccctatttccttttcttcgttgagatgtggtctggtgggatcggatggccatctgaaggtcgtttgattcattagttatatattatgtatataagtatggacatacaggaattctctaatcagttcagttaagagtctctacctctagtctacacttacattagaaacacactaaccactatttggaagtctctacccactatttgggatgcatcttcaggacacggccttctccgtcgtctagttggtaaccacaatctcctgtagggagagcggacattgtgtgtatagatctatacgggattgacaaccccgcacccagactgctagctacagtcccggcctaccaagccaacgggtgacaaatgtcacaatttagatgcttgtagggcgtctggtactctagtcagtatggttacgagtatcccgggttaccttataattcatggccttatggtaacggtatttcgccagcaatttacactgtatgctggtaatttattttcagagtcacactgttttgaccttacaagacgtgtctttcatttgatactgtctggggtctgttttctctgttttgaccttactagACGCATCATTCATTTGATGTTgtatggggtctgtatccactgtattcactgtattcgctgtattcactgtattcacggTATTCACTGTTtcagaccttgctagacgtatcattcagttggtaccgtttgcggtctgtattcactgttttagaccttaccagctgtgcctttcatttggtaccttctggggtctgagtctctacttgttagactaaaccaggcgtgtcgttagttcgatactctcctggagtctataattccttgccttagtcagcagtcatCACTGCTGAgacatatgttattccctgatgtcgtttgctttcctcaataatcaaattaagtatttttgataatgatagcaacttggtagaaggctgctttattaaagaaaatataggattttctggaaagaactctaatacacagtaaacgcttaaactactactttataaagttatttgaacaaatgtcactaaatacttatgaactcaccagcatttgtaaaaatgttgatactcgcttttcaaataacttgtattctcaggtcagcattagacaggtacacccccggagctgttgatgaagataacttAGTACCTCGCTGTATTTATTcaattacttgtattactttgatgtattgtaatgtaacatgtaaaactattactattaatgcaatgttttgtgtactttgattactataatgcatgtgttgtgatacttgacatgacgtcatccaccccagaacgtttccgccgttccagttttggggtgtgacatggtcTACGAGTCTCTGCGAATCAAATCACCTGTAGTCTTACAATCTAATCACATGACGTCATTTTCGAAGTGAAAGAAGGGAATATGTTATTCGCATACCAACCATTTGCGACCAAGGATCCCAAAGTGTGTGACCGTGCGGAAGAACTTGTTCTGAATCGGTTTGTGGGTGACGGCGAGAAGCTTTTGAATTATGTGACGTGGTCAAACGCCTTGAACGGGCTTGAAGAATGATTGAGCTATGTCTAAACCCTCTTGATCCAAGGTTGAAGATGATGCGGTTTTCTGCATTTTATACCACTTTGACGGAGATGGTGGtttgggtattttggggggagagagagagagagagatgtgggcccaaattagttaattaattaatttttcatttaaattaaatagaaaacgcataaaaaatatatcagaagGGCATAACAGTCTTTTTAGTTTACCgagggaccaaaaa is a window of Lactuca sativa cultivar Salinas chromosome 1, Lsat_Salinas_v11, whole genome shotgun sequence DNA encoding:
- the LOC111885996 gene encoding uncharacterized protein LOC111885996; this translates as MSDRFHGEQRIYYSVDEVIDDKNAFYPLEFLNSISVSGLPPHYLRLKVGCPIILLRNIDPANGLCNGTQLICKSFQQNVIDTEIAVGQHAGKIIFLPKIPLCPSDDDIFSFNLKRKQFPIRLCFAMTINKAHGQITPLIFCAVLTGFFLLVI